A window from Thiosulfatimonas sediminis encodes these proteins:
- a CDS encoding UvrD-helicase domain-containing protein has product MPDAQYTAQSQQKLCHRQRCLELHADYLLMHDGQQRQQIDYLAIVRVYRSIGLVMDELVISTAQGSFRLQHLATSKSRAFVAHLHYQIRHRLKKALQQVTLPSTPVLASLTESSAAVYFSQQCIQNLLKQWNQQAGQLLAHPYLNKLCAEDFSADEQSLWQKISLWQAYLAEDNAAIQAHNERFMAAEIEQYAALFSQIESYPLTAEQQRAVVCEEDRQLLIASAGSGKSSTLVAKVAYLLNKGLAKPHQICVLAYNEEAARSIGERLAAMQQKLQLFSNGESCYSATFHALGLAVLRAQGQTIALSHLASANRKEMLAYLQSKIAFLLQDEDFADSWYDYLALAKKPRPNLFALPTQKAYYDYLSQMGASYAASKEGKKRPIFTALNGMKVSSLETLTMANWLVSQGVEFTYLQPLAGSKNKSTLADFYFPEADLYHFHFALNAQKKWPEFLPEYGSFVDKKRKAAQRLKIDFIETYSAQFDDGSVLQTLKQQLQAHAVAFHPLSNEALAQLVNKHYRPEDDLPIFEAFLRHFKANGGDSAAFEQELASTEVHDPIRTTLFLEIFKPLYQAYQDDLQSAGQIDFNDQINLACERLESHEFVHPFNYILVDEFQDISQDRKRLLQALLNQNPQCKLMAVGDDWQSIYRFSGADIDIMTHFDRHFGFAATNYLTQTFRCYQGIADVAAEFVQQNPEQLRKGVKAHADIPADQVRIEAYESESDQLDWVQKLLWRLNNTAQKRDVTLSVYLLARYHRQKPDNLAHYQARYAALQITFKTIHSSKGLEADYVILMGLESGPYGFPSERSDDPILHLVIPQPEAFSHAEERRLLYVALTRAKRGVFVLSSASDRSEFVTQLGKIKRVKMSDKLVEVPLCPKCHSGKMQERRGPYSIFLGCSNYPACDYSEKKICPKCATGYMAARESDHGRFYGCSTYPKCDYIDQ; this is encoded by the coding sequence GTGCCGGACGCCCAATACACCGCCCAATCGCAACAAAAGCTGTGTCATCGTCAGCGCTGTCTTGAGTTACATGCAGACTATTTATTGATGCATGATGGCCAACAGCGTCAGCAGATTGACTACTTAGCGATTGTCCGAGTTTATCGGAGCATTGGGTTGGTTATGGACGAGTTAGTCATCAGCACCGCTCAAGGCAGTTTTCGTTTACAGCATTTAGCAACGTCGAAAAGCCGCGCATTTGTCGCGCATCTGCACTACCAAATTCGTCACAGGTTAAAAAAGGCATTACAACAAGTCACTCTTCCATCAACCCCTGTACTCGCAAGTTTGACCGAGAGCAGTGCCGCCGTTTACTTTAGTCAACAGTGTATTCAAAATTTACTCAAACAGTGGAATCAACAAGCGGGTCAACTCTTAGCGCACCCTTATTTAAACAAGTTGTGCGCAGAAGATTTCAGTGCGGATGAACAGAGCCTATGGCAGAAAATTTCGCTTTGGCAAGCCTATCTTGCCGAAGATAACGCAGCCATCCAAGCGCATAATGAACGGTTTATGGCGGCAGAAATTGAGCAGTATGCAGCACTGTTTAGCCAGATTGAAAGCTATCCGTTAACTGCTGAACAGCAACGCGCGGTGGTTTGTGAAGAAGACCGCCAGTTGTTAATCGCCTCGGCGGGCTCGGGAAAATCATCGACTTTAGTTGCCAAAGTTGCGTATTTACTCAACAAAGGCTTGGCAAAACCGCACCAGATTTGTGTTTTGGCGTATAACGAAGAAGCGGCGCGATCGATTGGTGAGCGCCTCGCCGCGATGCAACAGAAATTGCAGTTGTTCAGTAACGGCGAGTCGTGCTACAGCGCCACCTTTCATGCGTTGGGATTAGCGGTATTGCGCGCCCAAGGACAAACCATTGCGCTTTCTCATTTGGCGAGCGCGAATCGTAAGGAAATGCTGGCGTATTTACAGTCTAAGATTGCGTTCTTATTGCAGGATGAGGACTTTGCTGACAGCTGGTACGATTATCTTGCGCTCGCTAAAAAACCGCGTCCAAATCTGTTTGCACTGCCAACCCAAAAAGCGTATTACGACTATCTGAGCCAAATGGGCGCCAGTTATGCGGCCAGTAAAGAGGGCAAAAAGCGCCCAATTTTTACCGCATTAAATGGTATGAAAGTCAGTTCGTTGGAAACCTTGACGATGGCAAACTGGTTGGTGTCTCAAGGGGTTGAATTTACCTATTTACAGCCTTTGGCAGGCTCGAAAAATAAAAGTACCTTAGCGGATTTTTACTTCCCAGAAGCCGACTTGTACCATTTTCATTTTGCGTTAAACGCGCAAAAAAAGTGGCCGGAATTTTTGCCAGAGTATGGCAGTTTTGTCGACAAAAAACGTAAGGCCGCGCAACGTCTAAAAATTGATTTTATCGAAACCTATAGTGCGCAATTTGATGACGGCAGTGTGCTGCAGACCTTAAAACAGCAGCTGCAAGCGCACGCTGTCGCTTTTCATCCATTGAGCAACGAAGCGTTGGCGCAGTTGGTTAATAAACATTACCGGCCTGAGGACGATTTACCCATATTTGAAGCTTTCTTACGCCACTTTAAAGCTAACGGCGGTGACAGTGCTGCATTTGAGCAAGAGCTGGCCAGCACGGAAGTGCATGACCCGATTCGCACGACGCTGTTTTTGGAAATCTTTAAGCCTTTGTATCAGGCTTATCAAGACGATTTGCAGTCGGCAGGGCAGATAGATTTTAACGACCAAATCAATTTGGCGTGCGAGCGGTTGGAAAGTCACGAATTTGTGCATCCTTTTAACTATATTCTGGTGGACGAGTTTCAGGATATTTCGCAAGATCGTAAGCGTTTATTGCAGGCGCTATTAAATCAAAATCCGCAGTGTAAGCTGATGGCAGTCGGCGATGATTGGCAGTCTATTTATCGTTTTTCCGGTGCTGACATCGACATCATGACGCATTTTGACCGACATTTTGGTTTTGCGGCCACCAATTACTTAACGCAAACTTTTCGCTGTTATCAGGGCATTGCGGATGTCGCCGCGGAGTTTGTCCAACAAAACCCTGAGCAACTACGTAAGGGGGTTAAGGCACATGCGGATATTCCAGCGGATCAAGTGCGCATTGAAGCTTATGAGAGTGAGAGTGATCAGCTTGATTGGGTGCAAAAACTGTTATGGCGTTTAAACAACACTGCGCAGAAACGCGATGTTACTTTAAGTGTTTATCTTTTGGCGCGCTATCATCGCCAAAAGCCAGATAATTTGGCACATTATCAAGCGCGTTATGCCGCTTTACAAATTACGTTTAAAACCATTCATTCCTCTAAAGGCTTAGAAGCCGATTATGTGATTCTGATGGGCTTGGAGTCTGGCCCTTATGGCTTTCCAAGTGAGCGCTCAGATGATCCTATTCTGCATTTGGTGATTCCCCAGCCGGAAGCATTTAGCCACGCGGAGGAGCGACGTTTGTTGTATGTCGCTTTGACCCGTGCGAAGCGCGGTGTGTTTGTTCTGTCCAGTGCCTCGGATCGTTCGGAATTTGTTACCCAGTTGGGCAAAATTAAACGGGTGAAAATGAGCGATAAATTGGTCGAAGTGCCACTGTGTCCTAAATGTCACAGCGGTAAAATGCAAGAACGTCGCGGTCCATACAGTATCTTTTTAGGCTGTTCTAATTATCCTGCGTGCGATTATTCCGAGAAGAAAATTTGTCCCAAATGCGCGACTGGTTATATGGCCGCACGCGAATCTGATCATGGGCGTTTTTACGGTTGTTCTACCTACCCTAAATGTGATTACATCGATCAATAG
- a CDS encoding DUF2818 family protein yields MDADQAVWLLLITALVLANLPFIMGNRLFLLIKVAHKSIVVNFIEWFIYFGVTGVFAYLLENKTMGHVAPQEWEFYVTVFFMFMIFAFPGFIYRYNLTHFLKKGA; encoded by the coding sequence ATGGACGCTGATCAAGCCGTTTGGTTACTGTTGATTACTGCGTTGGTTTTGGCCAACTTACCTTTCATTATGGGCAACCGTTTGTTTTTATTGATTAAGGTGGCACACAAGTCGATTGTGGTGAACTTTATTGAATGGTTCATCTATTTCGGTGTTACCGGTGTTTTTGCCTATTTACTGGAAAACAAAACCATGGGACACGTAGCGCCCCAAGAATGGGAATTTTATGTAACGGTATTCTTTATGTTTATGATTTTTGCCTTCCCTGGCTTTATCTACCGTTACAATCTAACGCACTTTCTCAAAAAGGGTGCTTAG
- the nuoN gene encoding NADH-quinone oxidoreductase subunit NuoN yields MNFVIPSFAPAIPEIVLLVMASLILVADTFWSKRFQNATYYAIQATLLVVGYLILTSFSAETIYTFNDSFVRDSFADVMKLFTIAVSFGVFLFAREYLAQHKFVSGEFFVLGLFGVLGMFVMISANNFITMYLGLEIMSLAMYAMIALRKDDGMAVEAGMKYFVLGALATGMLLYGFSMIYGATGTITFTEMKDVIASGSADGIVLAFGVVFVVIGLAFKLGAVPFHMWMPDVYHGAPTAVTLYLGTAPKIAAFAMVYRLLYEAMPGLVGDWQQLIIMLSILSMVVGAVVAIAQDNLKRMLAYSGIGHIGFLLLGVLAATDNGFSAAMFYVIVYAITGVAGFGIIAALSRTGHEFDRIADFKGLNQKNPWLALMMLIIMFSMAGIPPFIGFWAKIIVIEEVVAAGFTWIAVIAVTTAVISAFYYLRVVKAMYFDQSENKGPVEIISPSLHWGLSFVAILLLALGLLPSSLIDLCYLSI; encoded by the coding sequence ATGAATTTTGTAATTCCATCCTTTGCGCCTGCAATCCCAGAAATCGTGCTGTTGGTCATGGCATCATTGATTCTGGTTGCAGACACGTTTTGGTCTAAACGTTTTCAGAACGCGACCTACTATGCGATTCAAGCGACCTTGTTAGTTGTTGGGTATCTGATTCTAACGAGCTTCAGCGCAGAAACGATTTATACCTTTAACGACAGTTTTGTTCGTGACAGCTTTGCTGATGTTATGAAACTGTTCACCATTGCTGTCTCTTTTGGTGTTTTCCTATTCGCTCGCGAATACCTTGCACAGCATAAGTTTGTCAGTGGTGAGTTTTTCGTCCTAGGTTTGTTTGGTGTCTTGGGTATGTTCGTCATGATTTCGGCGAACAATTTCATCACCATGTACTTAGGTTTAGAGATTATGTCGTTGGCCATGTACGCAATGATTGCATTGCGTAAAGATGATGGCATGGCGGTTGAAGCCGGTATGAAGTATTTCGTACTGGGCGCACTGGCAACCGGTATGTTGCTATACGGCTTCTCAATGATTTACGGAGCAACGGGAACCATCACCTTCACGGAAATGAAAGACGTGATTGCTTCTGGTTCTGCAGACGGTATTGTGCTTGCCTTTGGTGTGGTATTTGTCGTCATTGGTTTGGCCTTTAAGTTAGGGGCTGTACCTTTCCATATGTGGATGCCGGATGTGTATCATGGTGCACCAACTGCAGTAACGCTTTATTTGGGAACGGCTCCAAAGATTGCGGCTTTTGCAATGGTTTATCGTTTGCTTTACGAAGCGATGCCAGGTTTGGTCGGGGATTGGCAGCAACTGATTATTATGCTATCGATTCTGTCGATGGTTGTCGGCGCGGTCGTCGCGATTGCGCAAGACAATCTAAAACGCATGCTGGCTTACTCGGGTATCGGCCATATCGGTTTCCTATTATTAGGTGTGTTGGCGGCAACGGATAACGGTTTCTCCGCGGCAATGTTCTATGTCATTGTCTATGCGATTACCGGTGTGGCTGGTTTCGGTATTATTGCGGCCTTGTCGCGTACTGGACATGAGTTTGATCGTATCGCTGATTTCAAAGGATTAAATCAGAAGAATCCATGGCTGGCGTTGATGATGTTAATCATTATGTTCTCGATGGCGGGTATTCCTCCGTTTATCGGTTTTTGGGCAAAAATTATCGTTATCGAAGAAGTGGTTGCCGCTGGCTTCACATGGATTGCGGTGATTGCGGTGACGACCGCGGTTATCTCCGCTTTCTATTACCTGCGCGTGGTTAAGGCGATGTATTTCGATCAATCGGAGAACAAAGGTCCGGTGGAAATCATCAGCCCATCCTTACACTGGGGCTTAAGCTTTGTGGCTATCTTGCTATTGGCTCTAGGTCTATTGCCAAGCTCGTTAATCGACCTTTGCTACTTAAGTATTTAG
- a CDS encoding NADH-quinone oxidoreductase subunit M, giving the protein MLTSFPILSTLIWLPIIGGLLVLFAGRNNDTVAKWLSLIVAGLTFILSIPLWTNFNYDTANMQFVEQVAWIPMFNVQYYLGVDGLSMPLVLLTTFTQVLVIASAWDVIKERVEQYMGAFLIMGGIMVGVFTALDSILFYVFWEALLIPMFIVIGKWGGPRRVYATMKFFLYTFLGSVFMLVSFLYMYWQIGSFSILDFQNMPLAMNAQILIFIAFLLAFAVKIPMFPVHTWLPDAHVEAPTAGSVVLAAIMLKMGGYGFVRFSLPITPDASMTLDWLVIGLSLIAIVYIGIVALVQSDMKKLVAYSSISHMGFVTLGMFLVYDIMQNHGTMAGAAIGMEGAMVQMVSHGFISGAMFLAIGVLYDRMHTREITAYGGVVNKMPWFVMFAVLFAMANSGLPGTSGFVGEFMVIIASFKANVWYGILAALTLIIGAAYTLWMVKRVFFGAVTNENVEKLQDLNKREFAIMATLAVAVIALGVFPSPLMEVMHTSVGNLLVQATTSKL; this is encoded by the coding sequence ATGCTAACAAGCTTTCCTATTTTAAGCACACTGATCTGGTTGCCGATTATCGGCGGTCTCTTAGTGTTGTTTGCCGGCCGTAATAACGATACGGTCGCCAAATGGCTGTCGCTGATTGTAGCGGGCCTAACGTTTATTCTGTCAATTCCATTGTGGACGAACTTTAACTACGATACTGCCAATATGCAGTTTGTGGAACAGGTGGCGTGGATTCCGATGTTTAATGTCCAGTACTATCTTGGTGTGGATGGTCTATCGATGCCATTGGTACTGCTGACCACGTTTACGCAAGTATTGGTCATTGCCTCTGCGTGGGATGTCATCAAAGAACGTGTTGAGCAGTACATGGGCGCTTTCCTGATTATGGGCGGCATCATGGTTGGTGTCTTCACTGCGCTAGATTCGATTTTGTTCTATGTGTTTTGGGAAGCGCTACTGATTCCGATGTTTATTGTTATCGGTAAGTGGGGTGGACCACGCCGTGTTTACGCGACCATGAAGTTTTTCCTATATACCTTCCTAGGTTCGGTCTTCATGCTGGTGTCGTTCCTATATATGTACTGGCAGATTGGTAGTTTCTCGATTTTGGATTTCCAAAATATGCCGCTGGCGATGAACGCACAGATTCTGATTTTTATCGCTTTCTTATTGGCGTTTGCAGTAAAAATTCCGATGTTCCCGGTCCACACTTGGCTTCCGGATGCGCACGTTGAAGCACCGACGGCCGGTTCGGTGGTGCTTGCAGCCATCATGCTTAAAATGGGTGGTTACGGTTTTGTCCGTTTCTCGCTACCGATTACGCCTGATGCGTCTATGACTCTGGACTGGTTGGTTATCGGCCTATCGCTGATTGCAATCGTTTATATCGGTATCGTTGCGCTGGTGCAGTCGGATATGAAAAAACTGGTTGCATACTCGTCAATCTCGCACATGGGCTTCGTTACCCTAGGTATGTTCTTGGTGTATGACATCATGCAAAACCACGGCACTATGGCTGGTGCTGCGATTGGTATGGAAGGGGCGATGGTACAGATGGTCTCGCACGGTTTCATTTCCGGCGCAATGTTCTTGGCTATCGGTGTCTTGTATGACCGTATGCATACCCGTGAAATCACCGCTTATGGTGGTGTGGTGAACAAGATGCCGTGGTTCGTGATGTTTGCGGTGCTGTTTGCGATGGCGAACTCTGGTCTACCGGGTACTTCAGGCTTCGTGGGTGAGTTTATGGTAATCATTGCCTCGTTCAAAGCGAACGTCTGGTACGGTATCCTAGCAGCACTTACCTTAATCATCGGTGCGGCTTATACCCTTTGGATGGTCAAGCGCGTCTTCTTCGGTGCAGTGACAAATGAAAACGTCGAAAAACTGCAGGATTTGAATAAGCGCGAGTTTGCGATTATGGCGACTCTGGCTGTCGCGGTTATCGCGCTAGGGGTTTTCCCATCACCGCTAATGGAAGTGATGCACACTTCGGTTGGAAATTTACTGGTGCAAGCCACCACGTCAAAACTTTAA
- the nuoL gene encoding NADH-quinone oxidoreductase subunit L: MLHEILTVILLAPLVGAMIAGLFGRQVGRAGAHFSTIAGVAISAVLSFYVFWLYVFQGAEEYNAALYNWMVVDNVSFQIGFMIDKLSATMMLVVTFVSLMVHIYTIGYMDHDEDYGHDDPYYQRFFSYISLFTFSMLSLVMANNFLQLFFGWEAVGLVSYLLIGFYMKRESAIQANLKAFLVNRVGDFGFILGIAVVYVYFNTMDYQEFFGQLATQKDVMIEIIPGVEWSMITVMLILLFIGAMGKSAQMPLHVWLPESMEGPTPISALIHAATMVTAGIFMVARLSPAYELSEVALSVVLIVGALTAFMMGLLGLIQQDIKRVVAYSTLSQLGYMTAALGASAYAGAMFHVLTHAFFKALLFLAAGSVIIAMHHIQDIRQMGGLKKYMPITYWAMLIGSLALIGFPGFSGFFSKDSILLSLDYSDRFGSTFAYVLLMAGVFITAFYSFRMFFIVFHGEESEYVKTHKIKESPLVVTVPLILLAIPSVLMGIPMFESMLNGQYFGDAIKIDPANDTMMMVYTQYFQGTFNLIWTSFATLPVILALSGVALAWLMYIKMPNMPGKLKQMCPRGHYMLDNAYGFDRLNEIVFVDGTRKLGHFFTKWVDIKLIDTGMVTNTFMAVAHSARGLRRTQTGFMYHYAFVMIFGLLGMLIWVLW, translated from the coding sequence ATGTTACATGAGATTTTAACAGTCATTCTGCTTGCGCCTTTAGTGGGTGCAATGATTGCTGGCCTGTTCGGTCGTCAAGTCGGTCGTGCCGGCGCGCACTTCTCGACCATTGCCGGTGTTGCCATTTCTGCAGTTTTGTCTTTCTATGTTTTCTGGTTGTATGTTTTCCAAGGTGCGGAAGAGTATAACGCGGCCTTGTATAACTGGATGGTGGTTGATAACGTCAGTTTCCAGATCGGTTTCATGATCGACAAACTGTCAGCGACGATGATGTTAGTGGTTACTTTTGTATCACTAATGGTTCATATCTATACCATCGGTTACATGGATCACGATGAAGACTACGGCCATGATGACCCGTATTATCAGCGTTTTTTCTCGTATATTTCGTTGTTCACCTTCTCAATGCTTTCATTGGTTATGGCGAACAACTTCCTGCAACTGTTCTTCGGTTGGGAAGCGGTCGGTCTGGTGTCTTACCTATTGATCGGTTTCTACATGAAGCGTGAGTCGGCGATTCAGGCGAACCTGAAAGCCTTCTTAGTTAACCGTGTGGGTGACTTTGGTTTCATTCTGGGTATTGCGGTAGTGTATGTCTACTTCAATACCATGGACTATCAAGAGTTCTTCGGTCAGTTGGCAACCCAGAAAGATGTGATGATTGAAATCATTCCAGGAGTGGAATGGTCAATGATTACGGTGATGTTGATTCTTCTGTTTATCGGTGCGATGGGTAAATCGGCACAGATGCCGCTACACGTTTGGCTACCGGAATCGATGGAAGGTCCGACACCTATCTCTGCGTTGATTCACGCGGCAACAATGGTTACTGCGGGTATCTTTATGGTTGCGCGTCTGTCGCCGGCTTATGAACTGTCTGAAGTGGCGCTGTCTGTGGTGTTAATCGTTGGTGCCTTGACGGCATTCATGATGGGGCTATTGGGTCTGATTCAGCAAGACATTAAGCGCGTGGTTGCTTATTCAACGCTTTCGCAGTTGGGTTATATGACGGCAGCACTGGGCGCGTCTGCTTACGCTGGAGCAATGTTCCACGTATTAACGCACGCATTCTTTAAAGCACTACTGTTCTTGGCAGCAGGTTCGGTGATTATTGCTATGCACCACATCCAAGACATTCGTCAGATGGGTGGTTTGAAGAAATACATGCCGATTACCTATTGGGCTATGTTGATCGGTTCCTTGGCATTGATTGGCTTCCCAGGTTTCTCAGGTTTCTTCTCGAAAGATTCGATTCTATTGAGTTTGGATTATTCCGACCGTTTTGGTTCAACGTTTGCGTATGTGTTGTTGATGGCCGGTGTCTTTATTACCGCGTTCTATAGTTTCCGTATGTTCTTCATTGTGTTCCATGGCGAAGAGTCTGAATACGTCAAGACACATAAAATTAAAGAGTCACCATTAGTCGTAACCGTGCCACTGATTCTATTGGCAATTCCATCGGTGCTGATGGGGATTCCGATGTTTGAATCGATGCTCAATGGTCAGTACTTCGGAGATGCGATTAAAATCGATCCTGCTAACGACACGATGATGATGGTTTATACCCAGTATTTCCAAGGGACTTTTAACCTGATTTGGACTTCGTTTGCGACTTTGCCTGTTATTTTGGCCTTGTCTGGTGTGGCATTAGCTTGGCTGATGTATATCAAGATGCCAAATATGCCTGGTAAGTTGAAGCAGATGTGTCCACGTGGTCACTATATGCTGGATAACGCTTATGGCTTTGACCGTCTAAACGAAATCGTTTTCGTGGATGGTACCCGTAAGCTTGGTCACTTCTTTACTAAATGGGTTGATATCAAACTGATTGATACCGGTATGGTTACCAATACCTTTATGGCGGTGGCGCACTCGGCTCGTGGATTGCGCCGTACGCAAACCGGTTTCATGTATCACTACGCGTTCGTCATGATCTTCGGCCTTCTAGGCATGTTGATCTGGGTTCTGTGGTAA
- the nuoK gene encoding NADH-quinone oxidoreductase subunit NuoK: MIALSDYLLFGAVLFMISMAGIFLNRKNVIVLLMSIELLLLAVNTNLVAFSYYLNDVTGQIFVFFILTVAAAEAAIGLAIIVLVFRNRKSINVDDLGSLKG; the protein is encoded by the coding sequence ATGATTGCGCTTTCTGACTATCTTTTATTTGGTGCAGTGCTGTTTATGATCAGCATGGCAGGTATCTTCCTAAATCGTAAAAACGTCATTGTTTTACTGATGTCAATCGAGTTATTACTGCTGGCGGTAAATACCAACTTAGTGGCTTTTTCGTATTATTTAAACGATGTGACTGGGCAGATTTTTGTTTTCTTTATTTTGACGGTTGCTGCGGCAGAAGCGGCGATTGGTCTGGCGATTATCGTCTTGGTGTTCCGTAATCGTAAGAGCATCAATGTTGATGATCTTGGTTCATTGAAGGGGTAA
- a CDS encoding NADH-quinone oxidoreductase subunit J, whose protein sequence is MSFEQFIFYLLAAIATISGLMMITVKNPVKAALWLVLAFISTAGLWIMAQAEFLGLVLILVYVGAVMVLFLFVVMMLDINMAILKEGFTRYLPIGALAALAIFALMYMVIGPNHFGLQNYAMPEMKPADYSNTKAIAVPLYTEHVYAFILAAVLLLVGIVAAIALTLRRRPTGTVLYQDIDKQNRTLKADRFEMVKMDAVVEKPIVESEEEQKK, encoded by the coding sequence ATGAGTTTTGAACAATTTATTTTCTATTTGTTAGCAGCCATCGCCACAATCTCGGGATTGATGATGATTACTGTTAAAAACCCAGTCAAAGCTGCGCTTTGGCTGGTACTTGCCTTTATCTCGACCGCAGGTCTATGGATTATGGCGCAGGCTGAGTTTTTAGGCCTAGTGCTAATCCTAGTGTATGTTGGTGCGGTGATGGTACTGTTCCTGTTCGTGGTGATGATGCTTGACATCAATATGGCGATTTTAAAAGAGGGCTTTACCCGTTATCTACCGATTGGTGCTTTGGCCGCACTTGCTATTTTTGCCTTGATGTATATGGTCATCGGTCCAAATCATTTTGGATTGCAAAATTATGCGATGCCAGAAATGAAACCGGCGGATTACAGCAACACCAAAGCGATTGCCGTGCCGCTCTACACCGAACACGTTTATGCCTTTATTCTGGCAGCGGTATTGTTGTTAGTAGGGATTGTTGCGGCGATTGCTTTGACTTTACGTCGTCGCCCAACAGGTACAGTCTTGTACCAAGATATCGATAAACAGAACCGTACCCTTAAAGCAGATCGCTTTGAGATGGTCAAAATGGATGCGGTGGTTGAAAAGCCAATCGTGGAATCTGAGGAGGAACAGAAAAAATGA
- the nuoI gene encoding NADH-quinone oxidoreductase subunit NuoI, which yields MGKFLKHQIKTWGLTELFKGLSVTGKYFFKKKITVRYPEEKTPLSPRFRGHHALRRYENGEERCIACKLCEAVCPANAITIESEECDDGTRRTTQYDIDMFKCIYCGFCEEACPVDAIVETRVFEYEFHERGPHIRTKEDLLAFGDLHEAQIAADRATDAKYR from the coding sequence ATGGGTAAATTTCTAAAACATCAAATTAAGACCTGGGGTCTTACTGAGTTATTCAAGGGTTTATCAGTAACCGGTAAATATTTCTTTAAAAAGAAGATAACGGTACGTTACCCAGAAGAGAAAACACCGCTTTCGCCACGCTTCCGTGGGCATCATGCGCTGCGTCGTTATGAAAATGGTGAGGAGCGTTGTATCGCTTGCAAATTGTGTGAAGCGGTCTGTCCGGCGAACGCAATTACCATCGAATCGGAAGAATGTGATGACGGTACGCGTCGTACCACACAGTACGACATCGACATGTTCAAATGCATCTACTGTGGTTTCTGCGAAGAAGCTTGTCCGGTGGATGCGATTGTCGAAACTCGTGTGTTTGAATACGAATTTCACGAACGTGGTCCGCATATCCGCACCAAAGAAGATTTATTGGCTTTTGGTGACCTGCATGAAGCGCAAATTGCTGCCGATCGTGCTACGGATGCTAAGTACCGTTAA
- the nuoH gene encoding NADH-quinone oxidoreductase subunit NuoH, which produces MFDAIQAFLSGFLYDWLAITITLVLQAVAVILPIMLVVAWLTYAERKVIGFMQVRMGPNRVGPLGLLQPIADALKLMTKEVIFPAQSNKYLFIIAPVLAIAPAVAAYAVIPFSEGVVVTDINAGVLYVLAVSSILVYGTIVAGWASNSKYAFLGALRGSAQKISYEIAMGFALVTVLMIAGSMNLTEIVNGQQGGMLNWYLLPLLPMFFVYFISGLAETNRTPFDVIEGEAEIVAGFHVDYSGMTFGVFMLAEYAMMILISFMASIMFLGGWLSPFEGIPGLEALFSWVPQLAWLSIKVAFLLFVFLWLRATFPRYRYDQLMRLGWKVLIPLTIVWVFVVGAMKYFDFGPWFN; this is translated from the coding sequence ATGTTTGATGCAATCCAAGCCTTTTTGTCTGGCTTCTTATACGACTGGTTAGCGATTACCATTACGTTAGTTTTGCAAGCTGTGGCGGTTATTCTGCCGATTATGCTTGTGGTCGCCTGGTTAACTTATGCGGAACGTAAAGTAATCGGTTTTATGCAAGTGCGTATGGGGCCGAACCGTGTGGGTCCTTTAGGTCTATTACAGCCAATAGCGGATGCGCTTAAGTTGATGACCAAAGAGGTGATTTTCCCAGCACAATCTAATAAATACCTGTTTATTATCGCGCCGGTTCTTGCCATTGCGCCAGCGGTTGCAGCTTATGCGGTTATCCCATTCAGTGAAGGCGTTGTCGTGACCGACATCAACGCAGGTGTCTTATATGTATTGGCAGTATCGTCAATTCTTGTTTACGGCACCATCGTTGCGGGTTGGGCTTCTAACTCGAAATACGCTTTCCTAGGCGCTCTGCGTGGCTCTGCTCAGAAGATTTCGTATGAAATCGCGATGGGCTTTGCTTTGGTTACCGTTTTGATGATTGCCGGCAGCATGAATTTAACGGAAATCGTTAATGGTCAGCAGGGCGGCATGCTTAACTGGTACTTGTTGCCTTTGTTACCGATGTTCTTTGTGTACTTTATTTCTGGTCTTGCAGAAACTAACCGTACGCCGTTTGATGTAATCGAAGGGGAAGCGGAAATCGTTGCCGGTTTCCATGTTGATTACTCAGGGATGACGTTCGGGGTTTTCATGTTGGCAGAATATGCCATGATGATTTTGATTTCTTTCATGGCCTCTATCATGTTCTTGGGCGGTTGGTTATCACCGTTTGAAGGCATTCCGGGTCTTGAGGCTTTGTTCTCATGGGTTCCGCAATTGGCTTGGCTGTCGATTAAAGTAGCCTTCCTACTGTTTGTATTCTTATGGCTTCGTGCTACTTTCCCTCGTTACCGTTATGACCAATTAATGCGTTTGGGCTGGAAAGTGCTGATTCCATTAACCATTGTCTGGGTGTTTGTGGTTGGCGCAATGAAATACTTCGACTTCGGTCCATGGTTTAACTAA